In Marinobacterium sp. LSUCC0821, the DNA window GCTTTGCTGGTGGGAGTTGATGACGGTATCGCCGGAGCGACTGTCGATTAGCCGATAAACAATATCCTCCTCATGGTCTGGTGAGGTCGCATTTCCAGAAAAGAGGCGATTTGAAAACTGAGGTTTAATGCTGGTGTTGTTGCTGATACCCCCCTGCGTGATTTGGCGACTGTAGTAGTCATCAAGTGCTAAGGGAAGAATGCGTTGTGCTGTCTCTTCTAGGGATACATCAAAGTAGCGCTCAAGTGCTGAGCCCACAGAGAGATAGGTGAGTCCAATGGCTGCGCTCCAAACCAGTAGAGTCCCAACAATTAAACGTTGGGTAAGGTGTTTGGAGAGGCTATTAATCTTTTTCATTAATCCAGATCTAATCTGTAACCTACACCGCGAATAGTGTTGATTAGCTTGCTGCCCAGCTTTTTACGGAGCCGGCTTATGTAAACCTCAACGGTGTTACTTTCGACATCACCTTTGTGGCCGTAGAGGGCTGACTCTAAAAATTTGCGTTCTAACACGCGACCGTGTGCTGCAACCATAATCTCAAGAACTTCCCACTCGCTGTAGGTCAGTTCTACCGTATTACCCCGTTTCTTGGCAATTTTTCGCTTCATATCGAGCGTGACATCACCCAGTTGGATAAGGGAGTCTGTCTCACCAACACGGCGTCGTTGCACCGCTTTGGCCCTGGCGAGCAACTCTGGAAAATCGAACGGCTTAACAAGGTAATCATCGGCGCCTAACTCCAAACCTTTGAGTCGATCTTTTAACTGATCTTTAGCCGATATAATTACAATCCCCATGTCAGGAAGGTTTTTGCGAACATAGTCGACAAGGTCCAATCCTGAGCCATCTGGTAGATTCAGATCACATAGCAACAGGTCAAAAGAGTCTGAAGTGAGCTGGGTCCGTGCTTCCGACAGGTTGAGTGCCTGTTTGCACATCATGCCATTTGAGACTAAATAACCCCGGATAAGGCCATTTAGATTTTCCTCGTCTTCAAGAACCAATATGCGCATTCAATTTTCCTCTTACGATTTCGCCAGTCTAACCTACTTTTCTTAATGAGTTCTTAAGTTAGAAATCAGCCTTTAAAAAAACGTAACTTAAAAAAATTAAGCTTGGTTTTAAGTTACCTAGTCGAAACTTCATGTCATAGAGAAGATTGTTTGGAGGCGTTTATGCCGATTATTAAAAAGAGCGTTCGAGTTTGGGACCCACT includes these proteins:
- a CDS encoding response regulator transcription factor — its product is MRILVLEDEENLNGLIRGYLVSNGMMCKQALNLSEARTQLTSDSFDLLLCDLNLPDGSGLDLVDYVRKNLPDMGIVIISAKDQLKDRLKGLELGADDYLVKPFDFPELLARAKAVQRRRVGETDSLIQLGDVTLDMKRKIAKKRGNTVELTYSEWEVLEIMVAAHGRVLERKFLESALYGHKGDVESNTVEVYISRLRKKLGSKLINTIRGVGYRLDLD